The following coding sequences are from one Anabaena sphaerica FACHB-251 window:
- a CDS encoding molybdopterin-dependent oxidoreductase has translation MVVLNVWKNLALLSLGIAMVCLGGCTESPTDEQLAVWRKEASDRNAEIVAEKAKNNQRREWNLVIQGQTATGKTETLTWPQLQDLATASINTVDANNIVHPKQVFKFTGVSVNSLWQKLGNQTEIKEITFVCYDAYQVTIKIEDLLKYPIILAVAKDGQPIPREQGGLLYLVFPYSQYPEIRNKYDEGMWAFYVTHVIFGTEKAQVRIGNRELNLVDLDKLPQVTLTQNVGYRVWWPSGKVNLHGVRLRDVLSLAGVNLNSTTSVVVRGKPPVYRKNSEPIELATEDILECSIILATRWGEEKQRIPAKMGGPVTLAFGDDCSSKIKNQRWVTFVEELTPQL, from the coding sequence GTGGTTGTATTGAATGTCTGGAAAAACTTGGCTTTGTTATCCTTGGGGATAGCTATGGTCTGCTTGGGAGGTTGTACAGAAAGTCCGACAGATGAACAATTGGCAGTATGGCGTAAAGAAGCGAGCGATCGCAATGCTGAAATTGTGGCAGAAAAAGCCAAAAATAACCAGCGGCGTGAATGGAATTTAGTTATACAAGGTCAGACAGCAACAGGAAAAACGGAAACATTAACTTGGCCGCAGTTGCAGGATTTAGCTACAGCCAGTATAAATACTGTTGATGCTAATAACATTGTTCATCCCAAACAAGTATTTAAATTTACTGGAGTGTCTGTAAATTCACTATGGCAAAAGTTAGGTAATCAAACAGAAATAAAGGAAATAACTTTCGTCTGTTATGACGCTTATCAGGTGACTATCAAAATAGAAGACTTACTCAAGTACCCAATTATCTTAGCAGTTGCCAAGGATGGTCAACCAATTCCGCGTGAGCAAGGTGGACTGCTATATTTAGTCTTCCCCTATAGCCAGTATCCAGAAATTAGAAACAAGTATGATGAGGGGATGTGGGCATTTTATGTGACTCACGTCATATTTGGTACAGAAAAAGCCCAAGTGCGTATAGGCAACCGTGAACTCAATTTAGTGGATTTAGACAAATTACCCCAAGTTACCCTGACGCAAAATGTTGGTTATCGGGTGTGGTGGCCTAGTGGTAAAGTTAACTTACATGGTGTTAGACTGCGAGATGTTCTCTCTTTAGCTGGTGTCAATTTAAACTCTACTACTTCTGTTGTAGTACGTGGTAAACCACCTGTTTATCGTAAAAATTCGGAACCAATAGAATTAGCAACAGAGGATATACTGGAATGTAGTATTATTTTAGCTACTAGATGGGGTGAGGAAAAACAACGAATTCCTGCAAAAATGGGGGGTCCAGTCACTTTGGCCTTTGGTG
- the pruA gene encoding L-glutamate gamma-semialdehyde dehydrogenase — MVLQVQNNTYEAKTQEIAKQVLAATGDNRSFLASLRDQMRWDEKLLDWAMSNPGLRVQLFRFIDTLPALHSKAEIASHLQEYLGDESVELPAALKGILNFANPDSMPAQVAATTVGTAVETLAHKYISGENIKQVIKTVEKLRKEKMAFTIDLLGEAVITETEAQSYLERYMELMQQLVAASKNWPHIPAIDEADGEIIPKVQVSVKLTAFYSQFDPLDADGSEQRVSDRIKILLRRAKELGAAVHFDMEQYAYKDITLKILKKLLLEEEFRQRTDIGITIQAYLRDSEQDAQDIIAWLKQRGYPLTIRLVKGAYWDQETIKAAQKHWPQPVYNDKVATDANFEAITQLLLENHQYVYSAIGSHNVRSQSRAIAIAESLKVPRRRFEMQVLYGMGDKIAKALVDKGYRVRVYCPYGDLLPGMAYLIRRLLENTANSSFLRQNLENKPADELLAPPILLSHAEEDTCVGGSPDLCKVSVAQRRREGNEGFVGVADTDFAEEEKRRVSQAAFQNVRQQLGKTYLPLINGEFVNTTTFVDSLNPSNFSEVVGKIGLISVEQAEEAMKFAKAAFPGWKKTPVKQRADILRKAAELMEERRAELSAWIVLEVGKPVKEADGEVSEAIDFCLYYAEEMERLEKGVIYDVVGETNRYIYQPKGIAVVISPWNFPLAIACGMTVAALVSGNCTLLKPAETSSVITAKLTEILIEAGIPKGVFQYVPGKGSQVGAYLVNHPDTHVIAFTGSQEVGCRIYAEAAVLKPGQKHMKKVIAEMGGKNAIIVDESADLDQAVVGVVQSAFGYSGQKCSACSRVIVLQPIYDAFVERLVEATKSLNIGETELPSTQVGPVIDANAQSRILEYIEIGKKEAKLALELPSPTQGYFIGPVIFSEVPANGVIAQQEIFGPVLSVIRANDFQEALEFANSTNYALTGGLYSRTPSHIQQAQAEFEVGNLYINRNITGAIVARQPFGGFKLSGVGSKAGGPDYLLQFLEPRSITENIQRQGFAPIEGNE; from the coding sequence ATGGTATTACAAGTACAAAACAACACTTACGAAGCGAAAACACAGGAAATTGCTAAACAGGTTCTCGCTGCAACTGGGGATAATCGTTCATTTTTAGCTTCTTTACGCGACCAGATGCGCTGGGATGAGAAATTACTCGATTGGGCTATGAGTAATCCTGGTTTACGGGTACAATTATTTCGTTTTATTGACACTTTACCCGCTTTACACAGTAAAGCAGAAATTGCCTCCCATTTGCAAGAATATTTGGGAGATGAGTCTGTGGAATTACCCGCAGCTTTAAAAGGAATTTTAAACTTTGCTAACCCTGATTCTATGCCCGCACAGGTGGCAGCAACAACTGTGGGAACTGCTGTAGAAACTTTAGCACATAAGTATATTTCTGGTGAAAATATTAAGCAAGTCATTAAAACTGTTGAAAAGCTTCGTAAGGAAAAGATGGCTTTCACCATTGACTTACTCGGTGAAGCGGTAATTACGGAAACGGAAGCGCAATCTTATTTAGAAAGATACATGGAATTGATGCAGCAATTGGTAGCAGCATCGAAAAATTGGCCGCATATTCCCGCTATTGATGAAGCTGATGGGGAAATTATCCCCAAAGTGCAAGTTTCTGTGAAATTAACGGCGTTTTATTCCCAATTTGACCCGTTAGATGCAGATGGTAGTGAACAACGAGTCAGCGATCGCATTAAGATTTTACTACGTCGTGCTAAAGAATTGGGTGCAGCAGTCCATTTTGATATGGAACAATACGCCTATAAAGATATCACTTTAAAGATTCTCAAAAAGCTTTTACTCGAAGAGGAATTCCGTCAACGTACAGATATCGGGATCACCATCCAAGCATATCTGCGTGATAGTGAACAGGATGCTCAAGATATTATTGCTTGGTTAAAACAACGTGGTTATCCTCTGACTATTCGTTTAGTTAAAGGTGCATATTGGGATCAAGAAACTATCAAAGCTGCCCAAAAGCATTGGCCACAACCAGTATACAACGATAAAGTCGCCACAGATGCCAATTTTGAAGCTATAACTCAGCTATTGCTGGAAAATCATCAATATGTCTATTCTGCCATAGGTAGTCATAACGTGCGATCGCAATCTCGCGCCATAGCAATAGCAGAAAGTCTCAAGGTTCCCCGTCGTCGTTTTGAAATGCAAGTCCTTTACGGCATGGGTGATAAAATTGCTAAGGCTTTGGTAGATAAGGGTTATCGGGTGCGGGTTTATTGTCCCTATGGTGACTTGTTACCGGGAATGGCTTATTTAATTCGCAGATTATTGGAAAATACCGCAAATAGTTCGTTTTTACGCCAAAATCTGGAAAATAAACCTGCTGATGAGTTGTTAGCTCCTCCTATTTTATTATCTCACGCAGAGGAGGACACTTGCGTGGGCGGGTCTCCCGACTTGTGCAAAGTGTCCGTCGCGCAGAGGCGCAGAGAGGGAAATGAGGGTTTTGTTGGTGTTGCGGATACTGATTTTGCGGAGGAGGAGAAAAGAAGGGTTTCTCAAGCTGCTTTCCAAAATGTGCGTCAGCAGTTGGGTAAGACTTATTTACCTTTGATTAATGGTGAGTTTGTAAATACTACAACTTTTGTTGATTCTCTTAATCCTTCTAATTTTAGTGAGGTGGTTGGGAAAATCGGTCTTATCAGCGTTGAACAAGCTGAGGAAGCAATGAAGTTTGCTAAAGCTGCTTTTCCTGGTTGGAAGAAGACACCGGTTAAGCAACGTGCTGATATTCTGCGGAAAGCTGCTGAGTTGATGGAAGAAAGACGCGCTGAACTTTCGGCTTGGATAGTTTTGGAGGTGGGAAAACCTGTTAAGGAAGCTGACGGGGAGGTTTCGGAAGCTATAGATTTTTGTCTTTATTACGCTGAGGAGATGGAACGGCTGGAAAAAGGTGTAATTTATGACGTTGTTGGCGAAACTAATCGTTATATTTACCAGCCGAAAGGAATTGCTGTGGTGATTTCTCCCTGGAATTTTCCTTTAGCTATTGCTTGCGGAATGACTGTTGCTGCTTTGGTTTCTGGAAATTGTACTTTGCTCAAACCTGCGGAAACTTCTTCTGTTATTACTGCGAAGTTGACAGAAATCCTTATTGAAGCCGGAATTCCCAAAGGTGTTTTTCAATACGTTCCTGGTAAGGGTTCTCAAGTCGGTGCTTATTTGGTGAATCATCCTGATACTCATGTCATTGCTTTTACTGGTTCTCAGGAAGTAGGTTGTCGAATTTACGCAGAAGCCGCAGTTTTAAAACCTGGTCAAAAGCACATGAAAAAGGTAATTGCGGAGATGGGTGGCAAAAACGCGATTATTGTTGATGAAAGTGCTGATTTAGACCAGGCTGTTGTTGGAGTTGTCCAATCTGCTTTTGGTTATAGTGGTCAAAAGTGTTCTGCTTGTTCACGGGTAATTGTTCTCCAACCAATTTATGATGCTTTTGTCGAAAGGTTGGTAGAAGCAACTAAATCTTTAAACATCGGTGAAACCGAGTTACCCAGTACCCAAGTTGGCCCTGTTATTGATGCTAATGCACAATCTCGCATTCTTGAGTATATTGAAATCGGGAAAAAAGAGGCAAAGTTAGCTTTAGAGTTACCCTCACCTACCCAAGGTTATTTTATCGGTCCTGTGATTTTTTCGGAAGTTCCTGCAAATGGGGTAATAGCACAACAGGAAATATTCGGCCCTGTTTTATCGGTGATTCGCGCAAACGATTTTCAGGAAGCTTTAGAATTTGCTAACTCCACAAATTACGCTTTAACAGGTGGTCTTTATTCTCGTACACCTTCCCACATTCAACAAGCACAAGCAGAGTTTGAAGTAGGCAATTTATATATTAACCGGAATATTACCGGAGCAATTGTCGCCCGTCAACCTTTTGGCGGTTTTAAGCTTTCTGGTGTTGGTTCAAAAGCCGGCGGACCAGATTATTTGTTGCAATTCCTAGAACCAAGGAGTATTACGGAGAATATTCAGCGTCAGGGTTTTGCACCCATTGAAGGTAATGAATAA
- a CDS encoding Uma2 family endonuclease, protein MTTIPVTLKPSTIEEYLNYDDGTDTRYELEDGVLIEMPPESPLNLSIARKLLFYF, encoded by the coding sequence ATGACTACTATTCCAGTTACATTAAAACCCTCAACTATTGAAGAATATTTAAACTATGACGATGGTACAGATACCCGCTACGAATTGGAAGATGGAGTATTAATTGAAATGCCTCCAGAAAGTCCTTTAAATCTCAGCATCGCTAGAAAATTACTATTCTATTTCTAA
- a CDS encoding histidine phosphatase family protein — protein MTLNLYLLRHGETTFSQSGNFCGETNAELTKEGMQMAESFADVYKKLKWEAVYVSPMKRTIATAKPFCDATGMEMQVREGLREGSYGQWETKSKSFVQENYSENYIKWLSEPAWNAPLGGETAVQIANRSMPVISEIIDKYPDGNVLVVAHKATIRIMLCSLLGIDLGCYRHRVNILVASVSVVKFDVNGPLLEILGDRYHIPDHIRSRPGT, from the coding sequence ATGACACTCAATTTATATTTACTGCGACATGGTGAAACTACTTTTAGTCAAAGTGGTAATTTCTGCGGTGAAACTAATGCAGAATTGACAAAAGAAGGAATGCAGATGGCAGAGAGTTTTGCCGATGTTTATAAAAAACTGAAATGGGAAGCGGTTTATGTTAGTCCCATGAAACGCACCATTGCCACTGCAAAACCTTTTTGTGATGCTACTGGGATGGAGATGCAGGTAAGGGAAGGACTTAGAGAAGGTAGTTATGGACAATGGGAAACCAAGAGTAAATCCTTTGTGCAGGAGAATTATTCAGAAAACTATATAAAATGGTTGTCAGAACCTGCTTGGAATGCACCACTAGGTGGAGAAACTGCGGTACAAATTGCTAACCGTTCTATGCCTGTGATTAGTGAAATTATAGACAAATATCCCGATGGTAATGTTTTAGTAGTTGCCCATAAAGCCACAATTCGGATTATGCTTTGCAGTTTACTAGGAATTGATTTGGGATGTTACCGTCATCGAGTAAATATTTTGGTCGCTTCGGTAAGTGTGGTTAAATTTGACGTTAATGGTCCCTTGTTAGAAATATTAGGCGATCGCTATCATATACCTGATCATATTCGCTCTCGTCCAGGAACATAA
- a CDS encoding type II toxin-antitoxin system YhaV family toxin: MSKFVSNNWEIYFHPQLFGSQYQVLSNRVANLREQLPEAEFKTHATVKLFAAITIAIETKIPSDPFASHFALTGALKRYSRVKKMGLPERYRLFFRVFDTPQLKAIVILWLGFPRKEGAKDDCYDVFTKMVTRGTFPDSLDELLGNCEVNVDKLE; the protein is encoded by the coding sequence ATGAGTAAATTTGTTAGTAATAACTGGGAAATTTATTTTCATCCTCAACTATTTGGTAGTCAATATCAAGTATTATCAAATCGCGTTGCTAATTTGCGAGAACAATTACCAGAAGCAGAGTTTAAAACTCATGCAACGGTGAAACTTTTTGCAGCAATTACTATAGCAATTGAAACTAAAATTCCCTCTGATCCTTTTGCTAGTCATTTTGCTTTGACAGGTGCATTAAAACGCTATAGTCGAGTCAAAAAGATGGGTTTACCAGAACGATATCGGCTATTTTTTCGGGTGTTTGATACTCCCCAATTAAAAGCAATTGTGATTTTGTGGTTGGGGTTTCCGCGAAAAGAAGGTGCTAAGGATGATTGTTATGATGTGTTTACTAAAATGGTAACAAGAGGGACGTTTCCAGATAGTTTGGATGAGTTATTAGGAAATTGCGAGGTAAATGTGGATAAGCTGGAATAG